The genomic region TTACTTCCAAAAACATCAAAATATCCCTTAAGAGATTCTTCCGTTCGGGGGACCTCTTTGTTGTTATCTTCATAAAATCGTTTTCGTGTTTCAGGATGTGCCAAAAAGGGCGTAATAACAGGCATTAATCCTTTATTCTTTAAATATTCAAGATGTAATTTATTTCGAACAGGAGAGGAGGCTATTCCCCAGCACCATTTATCTTTACCTGCCCAATCCCATGGAACAGGAATATCCTTTTCATTTTCAGGGACAGAACTTTCTACAATTATTTTTGCTGTTTGAGACTTTCGGTTAGAATCTGTCATTTGAATTAAATTCCTAAATTTTATAAATAAAATTAAATTCTTGTTAAAATGTATAGAAGACTAATAATGAATACAATAACTATAAAATTATACTAATGAGGGATATTATAAATGGAAATTATTGATGTCCATTGTCATTTAGAAGCAGAAGAATTTCGTGATGATTTAGAAGAAGTTGTAAGAAATGCAAAATCGGCAGGGATTATAAAACTAATTACATCTTCTGTAAGTCCTGGACAATGGGAAAAATCGCTATGGCTTTCCCAACAATATCCTGAAATTGAATGCACATGGGGTATTCATCCCTGGTATATCCAAGAGGACTATTTTAACAATTTAAATCGTCTCCTAACTGATTCGGTAAATAAAATTGTAGCCATCGGCGAAATCGGTTTGGATTTGAAAATAGATAATCCCCCTTATGAATTGCAAGAAAAATTTTTTATCCGTCAATTAGAAATTGCAAAAGAAATTAATCTCCCCGTCGTTATCCATTGTCGAGGAGCTTTCTCCCAACTTACAGGAATCATAAATAAAATAGGTATGCCAGAACGAGGAGGAATTATTCATGCATTCAAAGGGAGCCCTGAAATAGTTGAACAATTAATTCCCCATAGAATTTTTTTCTCTTTAGGTTGTGGTATCACATACAGGTATAGTTCAAAAAGACAAAAAATTTTAAATCAAATTTATCCCGATTACTTATTAGTTGAAACAGATAGCCCGGATATTCCGCCAGCAGGTCAATCAGGTATGCGTAATGTCCCCTCTAATATTACTCTTGTGCTTACTGCACTTGCCGAATACCTAAAAATTTCAGAATCAGAAATAGCAAAAAATACCACAAAAAACGCAAAAAAAGTTTTTAATTTATAAAAAAATTTAACAATAAAAACAAAAAAAATACTATAAAAAAAATTAAAAATACATAAATTATTGCAATATAATAACTTATATTTTTTATTATTTTTTTGTTTT from Candidatus Hydrogenedens sp. harbors:
- a CDS encoding TatD family hydrolase, producing the protein MEIIDVHCHLEAEEFRDDLEEVVRNAKSAGIIKLITSSVSPGQWEKSLWLSQQYPEIECTWGIHPWYIQEDYFNNLNRLLTDSVNKIVAIGEIGLDLKIDNPPYELQEKFFIRQLEIAKEINLPVVIHCRGAFSQLTGIINKIGMPERGGIIHAFKGSPEIVEQLIPHRIFFSLGCGITYRYSSKRQKILNQIYPDYLLVETDSPDIPPAGQSGMRNVPSNITLVLTALAEYLKISESEIAKNTTKNAKKVFNL